A single window of Bacteroides intestinalis DSM 17393 DNA harbors:
- a CDS encoding hybrid sensor histidine kinase/response regulator transcription factor has protein sequence MKMKQSGLFKLILLLSLVVYSIGGFCQQIPTINLVMKDGLSSNYVTDIAQDKYGFTWIATKYGLNRFDGDKFTVYLKEPDKALLNSNDINKIATDTINNKVWIANRWMGINVFDCATQQFSSFLHDKNRPETLISNEIKDILVTSNGNVWIATTQGLDLYNPENSQFIHYNTSTVPNFPSNGIMTLAEGSNGDLYIGHTHGGFTIFSPDNRSFKNFTHSPLNKNSLPNNTVHSIFVDANSKIWIATNNGVSLFDPFRETFRNFKDVSGIHYTMQGAVYNVYKTSDGRIWVGTVSDLCYFDSKDTDLILSGKKDVNHMFIQDIYWGISNPTVHSVFEDSFKNVWIGSNGGGASFISSTSSFFHSWKINKIPGVTNGLNDKEVLTICVADNGNVWMGTDGGGINVNKDGKNGTIYSHNTGEISSNAYHSSLKDSNGDLWFGNMYNEIGIDIFLSKENRFTHYTPQGNNSIIYCLFEDNQRNVWIGSSNGLEIYNLITKKKDFLNKENSQLLTNEIRAVSQDKNGNIWIGTLNRGISIYNPESKTMKHINEHTIFENCAINQIFRDSKNRIWIATTEGLVLFPDEHSDAYQLFNTQNGLACNLVCSIEEDSEGNIWLSTHSGISCFFEPEKRFLNYDHKDGTLFGTYMNNSVGKTQDGTIYFGSINGVCYFNPNDRPSNIILPPVIFTEFKVYGRNPHEDAIDISIPMTDGKVTLNHNQNIFSITFNVMNKSLQGKVEYAYKLEGLEENWINIGGENQVAFRNIPYRNYKLHIKARYKNQEWQNNYSTLFISINPPFWLSWWAKLIYVAGIATIIFFIIKSYKKRLQLRSSLSLEKEKAQKQQELNEERLRFYTNITHELKTPLTLILGPLEDLQCDSRIQEEHLKKISLIHKSTIRLLNLVTQILEFRKTETQNKKLCVIEGNIVEKIQEIGFKYKELNRNADITFDIITDADKIQIYFDQEVISMIVDNLLSNAFKYTYKGTITLALRSVIANDIEYTEIEIADTGIGISQEDISRIFERYYQTNIRKNIPGFGIGLALVKNLVDLHEGTILVDSEPNVGSSFRVRLITNNSYPDAIHINTNLKESIDEEKSSKPIVLVVEDEGDIRDYIAEALMGSYDVLVAENGEQGCQAAFTSIPDIIISDIMMPVKDGIELCKEIKSNIATSHIPVILLTAKDTLQDKTEGYDAGADSYVTKPFSASLLKSRVANLLEGRKKIASLISSSTHLKQSIIKESLNKIDNEFIERITRIIEENLMDEKIDVPTIAQELSMSYSSLYRKIKALTGMSTGEFIRKLRLRKAEQLLLSGKYNISEIAHQVGLNSVSYFRECFKEEYGMSPSEYIKQLK, from the coding sequence ATGAAAATGAAACAGAGCGGCCTATTCAAGTTAATCTTATTACTCTCGTTAGTAGTTTACTCCATAGGAGGTTTCTGCCAGCAGATTCCGACTATTAATCTGGTCATGAAAGATGGATTATCCAGCAACTATGTAACGGATATCGCTCAGGATAAGTATGGCTTCACATGGATTGCAACCAAATATGGTCTTAATAGATTTGACGGAGATAAATTTACTGTCTATCTAAAGGAACCCGATAAAGCATTACTTAATAGTAATGATATTAATAAGATTGCAACAGATACCATTAATAATAAAGTATGGATTGCCAACAGATGGATGGGCATAAATGTATTTGATTGTGCAACACAGCAATTCTCATCTTTTTTGCATGATAAAAATCGCCCGGAAACACTGATATCCAATGAAATTAAAGATATTCTGGTCACTTCCAACGGAAATGTATGGATTGCAACAACGCAAGGATTAGATTTATATAATCCCGAGAATTCACAGTTCATACATTATAATACGTCAACCGTTCCCAACTTCCCCTCAAATGGCATTATGACATTGGCAGAAGGCAGTAATGGCGATTTATACATCGGACATACTCATGGCGGATTCACCATCTTCTCTCCGGATAACAGAAGCTTTAAAAATTTCACTCATTCACCTCTAAACAAAAATTCGCTCCCCAACAATACTGTACATTCCATATTTGTTGACGCTAATTCTAAAATCTGGATTGCGACCAACAACGGAGTGTCACTTTTTGATCCTTTCAGAGAAACATTCCGCAATTTCAAAGATGTCAGCGGGATTCACTACACGATGCAAGGAGCAGTTTATAATGTCTATAAGACTAGTGATGGACGAATATGGGTGGGTACAGTGTCCGACCTTTGTTATTTCGATTCCAAAGACACAGATCTGATTTTATCCGGGAAAAAGGATGTCAATCATATGTTTATCCAGGATATCTATTGGGGAATATCAAATCCAACCGTTCATAGCGTCTTTGAAGACTCTTTCAAAAATGTTTGGATAGGCTCAAATGGCGGAGGAGCCAGTTTCATCAGCAGCACTTCATCTTTCTTTCATAGTTGGAAAATTAATAAAATACCGGGAGTCACTAATGGACTCAATGACAAAGAAGTATTGACAATATGTGTTGCCGACAATGGAAATGTATGGATGGGAACCGATGGGGGAGGTATCAATGTCAACAAAGATGGAAAGAACGGCACAATCTATTCTCACAATACAGGAGAGATATCGTCAAATGCTTATCATTCTTCGCTAAAAGATTCTAATGGAGATTTATGGTTCGGAAATATGTATAATGAAATAGGTATTGATATTTTTCTAAGCAAAGAAAATAGATTTACCCATTACACTCCCCAGGGAAACAATTCAATAATCTATTGCCTCTTTGAAGATAACCAGAGAAATGTGTGGATTGGCAGCAGCAACGGGTTGGAAATTTACAACCTGATAACTAAGAAAAAAGATTTTCTTAATAAAGAAAACAGCCAACTATTGACTAATGAAATCAGAGCTGTCTCACAAGATAAAAACGGGAACATATGGATCGGTACTCTCAATAGAGGGATTAGTATATATAATCCGGAGAGCAAGACAATGAAACATATAAATGAACACACCATATTTGAGAATTGCGCAATCAACCAAATATTCAGAGATTCTAAAAACAGAATTTGGATTGCAACAACAGAAGGATTAGTCTTATTCCCTGATGAGCATTCAGATGCTTACCAATTGTTTAACACCCAAAACGGACTAGCCTGTAATTTAGTCTGTTCTATTGAAGAGGATTCAGAAGGTAATATCTGGCTGAGTACCCATTCAGGTATCAGTTGTTTCTTTGAGCCAGAAAAAAGATTTCTTAATTATGACCATAAAGACGGTACCCTATTTGGTACATATATGAACAACTCTGTCGGTAAGACTCAAGACGGAACTATTTATTTCGGCAGCATCAATGGCGTGTGCTACTTTAATCCTAATGACAGGCCTTCCAATATTATTCTTCCTCCGGTAATATTTACCGAATTCAAAGTCTATGGTAGAAATCCTCACGAAGATGCAATTGACATATCCATACCTATGACAGACGGAAAAGTCACACTCAATCATAATCAGAATATATTCAGCATAACGTTCAACGTCATGAACAAATCCCTGCAAGGTAAAGTTGAATATGCCTATAAACTGGAAGGGTTGGAAGAAAACTGGATCAATATAGGAGGAGAAAATCAAGTTGCATTTCGCAATATTCCTTATCGCAACTATAAATTGCATATTAAAGCCCGTTATAAAAACCAGGAGTGGCAAAATAATTATTCAACGCTGTTCATAAGCATCAATCCTCCGTTTTGGCTCAGTTGGTGGGCTAAATTGATATATGTAGCAGGTATAGCCACCATCATATTCTTCATAATCAAATCTTATAAAAAACGCTTGCAGTTACGTAGCTCACTATCACTTGAGAAAGAAAAAGCCCAGAAACAGCAGGAATTGAATGAAGAGCGATTAAGATTTTATACCAATATCACTCACGAACTGAAAACTCCATTGACGTTAATACTCGGACCACTTGAGGACCTGCAGTGCGATTCAAGAATTCAAGAGGAACACCTGAAGAAGATTTCTCTTATTCATAAAAGCACAATCCGCCTGTTAAACCTGGTCACTCAAATATTGGAATTCCGTAAAACAGAAACTCAAAACAAGAAGTTATGTGTAATTGAAGGAAACATTGTCGAAAAGATTCAGGAAATCGGTTTCAAATATAAAGAACTGAACAGAAATGCTGATATCACATTTGATATTATTACTGATGCAGACAAAATACAGATATATTTTGACCAAGAAGTAATTTCGATGATTGTTGATAACCTTTTATCCAATGCATTCAAATATACCTATAAGGGAACCATCACGCTTGCTTTGCGGTCAGTAATAGCCAATGATATAGAATACACCGAAATTGAAATAGCTGATACAGGGATCGGAATCTCCCAAGAGGATATCTCACGTATATTCGAACGGTATTATCAAACTAATATAAGAAAAAACATACCCGGATTCGGTATAGGGCTCGCTTTAGTGAAAAACCTGGTAGATTTGCATGAAGGAACTATCCTGGTGGATAGTGAACCTAATGTAGGTTCATCCTTCCGTGTCCGGTTAATAACCAATAATTCCTATCCCGATGCCATACATATCAATACTAATCTCAAAGAATCCATAGATGAAGAGAAATCAAGCAAACCCATCGTTTTAGTGGTGGAAGACGAGGGCGATATCCGTGATTATATTGCTGAAGCACTGATGGGGTCTTACGATGTTCTTGTTGCAGAGAATGGAGAACAAGGATGCCAGGCCGCCTTCACAAGTATTCCCGATATAATTATCAGCGATATAATGATGCCCGTAAAAGATGGAATCGAGTTATGCAAGGAAATTAAAAGCAACATTGCAACCAGCCATATTCCTGTAATACTACTGACAGCAAAAGACACATTACAAGATAAAACAGAAGGGTATGATGCCGGTGCCGACTCCTACGTCACCAAACCTTTCAGCGCATCTTTACTTAAAAGCAGAGTGGCCAATCTATTAGAAGGAAGGAAAAAAATAGCTTCCTTAATATCTTCAAGCACGCATCTTAAACAATCTATCATCAAAGAATCATTAAACAAAATAGATAATGAATTCATTGAGAGAATAACAAGGATCATAGAAGAAAACTTGATGGATGAAAAAATAGATGTGCCCACAATAGCCCAGGAGTTATCAATGAGCTACTCCTCTCTTTATAGAAAAATAAAAGCCCTGACCGGGATGTCAACAGGAGAATTTATCCGTAAACTGAGGCTCAGGAAAGCAGAGCAACTATTGCTCTCAGGAAAGTATAATATTTCAGAAATAGCCCATCAGGTTGGGCTGAATTCCGTATCTTATTTCAGAGAATGTTTCAAAGAGGAATACGGAATGTCTCCATCAGAGTATATAAAACAGTTGAAGTAA